A single window of Dermacentor albipictus isolate Rhodes 1998 colony chromosome 1, USDA_Dalb.pri_finalv2, whole genome shotgun sequence DNA harbors:
- the LOC139061076 gene encoding uncharacterized protein isoform X1: MEHQRSQSGEPPVDEIKVIPLPCYGRGHKLVPLDELPLFQYLKRQAALQGEAAAGERGSAPQEHQHSSDAEHNKDIGSSDGSHEMPLGAPALNVGLELMQPAQERSEVLCQPSTSQQSPGPQSLHLADRHRYIPHTSGPPTSYHHQTDRPSRQSPPTSKQCHFVLPGKGFPKEPSGSDCHGGARRKMPATSPTKGQDVSLSARKAQPPAKKAALEPDTLSHPKDHSSWAEFPIDPIDDSEGDLSICRDAEAQHCEADSPSTGGKPAAAVKDEPMETEEAEEPKKDEAESEDKMARDPVFLVHPQSEAACIALGELIQGDTAKKDKGAQDEGN; this comes from the exons ATGGAGCATCAGCGCAGTCAGTCTGGTGAACCCCCTGTTGATGAGATCAAAGTAATACCCCTGCCGTGTTATGGCCGCGGCCATAAACTGGTTCCCTTGGATGAGCTGCCGTTATTCCAGTACCTCAAGCGACAGGCTGCATTACAAGGGGAAGCG GCTGCCGGAGAACGAGGGAGCGCACCTCAGGAGCACCAG CATTCATCTGATGCGGAGCACAACAAGGATATTGGTAGTTCTGATGGCTCCCATGAGATGCCACTTGGTGCACCTGCTTTGAATGTTGGCTTGGAACTAATGCAAC CTGCCCAAGAAAGGAGTGAAGTCCTGTGTCAGCCATCAACCTCACAG CAGTCACCAGGGCCCCAATCTTTGCACTTGGCTGACCGACACCGCTACATACCACACACGTCTGGTCCACCAACTTCCTATCACCACCAAACGGACAGGCCCAGTCGTCAATCTCCACCAACCAGCAAGCAGTGCCACTTCGTGCTTCCAGGGAAAGGCTTCCCAAAGGAACCATCGGGGTCTG ATTGTCATGGAGGTGCGCGAAGAAAAATGCCGGCAACATCTCCTACTAAAGGACAAGACGTGTCTCTGTCTGCAAGGAAGGCACAGCCTCCTGCCAAGAAGGCTGCCTTAGAACCAGATACCTTGAGCCATCCTAAGGACCACAGCTCATGGGCAGAGTTCCCCATTGACCCCATTGATGACTCGGAGGGTGATCTGAGCATCTGCAGAGATGCTGAAGCACAGCACTGTG AGGCGGACAGTCCATCTACAGGGGGGAAACCTGCAGCAGCGGTCAAGGACGAGCCCATGGAGACAGAAGAAGCCGAAGAACCGAAGAAG GATGAGGCAGAGTCCGAAGACAAGATGGCTCGGGACCCCGTCTTCCTCGTGCACCCCCAGAGTGAGGCTGCCTGCATCGCACTTGGAGAGCTCATCCAGGGAGATACGGCCAAGAAGGATAAGGGTGCCCAAGACGAGGGCAACTGA
- the LOC139061076 gene encoding uncharacterized protein isoform X2 — MEHQRSQSGEPPVDEIKVIPLPCYGRGHKLVPLDELPLFQYLKRQAALQGEAAAGERGSAPQEHQHSSDAEHNKDIGSSDGSHEMPLGAPALNVGLELMQPAQERSEVLCQPSTSQQSPGPQSLHLADRHRYIPHTSGPPTSYHHQTDRPSRQSPPTSKQCHFVLPGKGFPKEPSGSEADSPSTGGKPAAAVKDEPMETEEAEEPKKDEAESEDKMARDPVFLVHPQSEAACIALGELIQGDTAKKDKGAQDEGN, encoded by the exons ATGGAGCATCAGCGCAGTCAGTCTGGTGAACCCCCTGTTGATGAGATCAAAGTAATACCCCTGCCGTGTTATGGCCGCGGCCATAAACTGGTTCCCTTGGATGAGCTGCCGTTATTCCAGTACCTCAAGCGACAGGCTGCATTACAAGGGGAAGCG GCTGCCGGAGAACGAGGGAGCGCACCTCAGGAGCACCAG CATTCATCTGATGCGGAGCACAACAAGGATATTGGTAGTTCTGATGGCTCCCATGAGATGCCACTTGGTGCACCTGCTTTGAATGTTGGCTTGGAACTAATGCAAC CTGCCCAAGAAAGGAGTGAAGTCCTGTGTCAGCCATCAACCTCACAG CAGTCACCAGGGCCCCAATCTTTGCACTTGGCTGACCGACACCGCTACATACCACACACGTCTGGTCCACCAACTTCCTATCACCACCAAACGGACAGGCCCAGTCGTCAATCTCCACCAACCAGCAAGCAGTGCCACTTCGTGCTTCCAGGGAAAGGCTTCCCAAAGGAACCATCGGGGTCTG AGGCGGACAGTCCATCTACAGGGGGGAAACCTGCAGCAGCGGTCAAGGACGAGCCCATGGAGACAGAAGAAGCCGAAGAACCGAAGAAG GATGAGGCAGAGTCCGAAGACAAGATGGCTCGGGACCCCGTCTTCCTCGTGCACCCCCAGAGTGAGGCTGCCTGCATCGCACTTGGAGAGCTCATCCAGGGAGATACGGCCAAGAAGGATAAGGGTGCCCAAGACGAGGGCAACTGA